A region from the Pelobates fuscus isolate aPelFus1 chromosome 1, aPelFus1.pri, whole genome shotgun sequence genome encodes:
- the ERBB3 gene encoding receptor tyrosine-protein kinase erbB-3 isoform X2 — translation MLSYYWDGRWTAVILLSCLAVCTATNYNVCSGTMNGLSVTGDSSYQQLTLKNMYNNCQIVMGNLEIVLIDNSQDLSFLKSIREVTGYVLIAVNIFTYLPLENLRVIRGKNLYDEKYALYLVLNNQVNGTQGLQKLGFHQLTEIVKGTVHITKNEHLCFTDTIDWKDILRDPTAEVEIKENAKNCQSCHSTCDGKCWGPGEEDCQKLTKTICAQQCNGRCYGRKPTECCHDECAGGCTGSSNLQCVACQHFNNDGACVPHCPPLLIYNQFSNRLEPNPDAKYQYGGTCVKSCPRNFVVDQGSCVRACPNTKMEVEKNGVKMCEPCSGLCPKACEGTGLGSKYQTVDASNIDKFVNCTKILGNLDFLIIGLEGDVWREVPPLDPSKLKVFQAVREITGYLNIQYWPKHMNDFSVFANLTTIGGRTLYNRGFSLLVMKNDNVTSLGFRSLREISAGKVYITENQKLCYYHTINWTSLFLTPKQRQEIKNNTPASKCIQEGKVCDPLCSSAGCWGPGPDQCLTCKNYSRDGICVPSCNFSHGDNREFASVGLCQPCHAECYMMEGGLACNGTGPDACFKCANYRDGLNCVNKCPNGIFGDKGPIFKYPDDMNDCQPCHENCTQGCTGPGIKNCNGMAVHAHESKTQTVVAVAVVASIFVVCSCVILILLYWRGIKIRKKRAMRRYLERGECMDMMDTSEKTNTVQARIFKDTELKKLKILGTGVFGTVHKGVWIPDGDSVKIPVSIKVIQDRNGRQTFHAVTDHMLAMGSLDHAYIVRLLGICPGTQLQLVTQLLPMGSLLQHVRKNKETGTIGPQLLLNWCVQIAKGMYYLEEHRMVHRNLAARNILMKTANHVQVADFGIADLLYPDDKKYCSSEVKTPVKWMALESIHFGKYTHQSDVWSYGVTLWEMMTFGAEPYAGIRPTEVPDLLEKGERLSQPHICTIDVYMVMVKCWMIDENIRPTFKELGNEFTRMARDPPRYLVIKKDSDALQSPLLGEQPPLNEKEGEFDIDTDTDLESEEMGPQPKTPSTLSTSRQRIDYARSQSALSTIAGYLPMNQSLTSVNRKSTLHRVDPGHRWGSRRREDSLGRTVSESSEGCCTSSDMETAEEMSFGGGSLSRSPRSRLDSAYRSQRESLLAGTPDEDSEYIMPELSQGDISQDGTLISEASGSVTPCQPHGTDDDEEYEYMNKKTQPTTAPAERLEYEYMDIRGAGDTKSENISSPRLEEDKDEDYEYGNKEDYEYMNDQGKTKQSQSHEEDEVEEYTYMNKGGTVKEDSNSSEDKQGYEEMNLLASRPQSLDRSIAIPQTCHREALQRGYLQPLRELEVKDCAFDNPDYWNSRLFSKNDVQRT, via the exons TCCATTCGAGAAGTGACTGGGTACGTGTTGATCGCAGTGAATATTTTTACATACCTGCCTCTAGAAAACCTGCGTGTCATTCGAGGGAAAAACCTTTACGATGAAAAATATGCTCTCTACCTGGTGCTCAACAATCAGGTTAATGGCACACAGGGGCTTCAGAAATTGGGCTTCCACCAGCTTACAG AAATCGTTAAAGGAACAGTTCACATAACCAAGAACGAGCACCTATGTTTCACAGACACCATTGACTGGAAAGATATTCTACGAGATCCTACAGCAGAAGTAGAGATTAAAGAAAATGCTAAAAACT GTCAATCATGCCACTCCACCTGCGATGGAAAATGTTGGGGTCCTGGAGAAGAAGACTGCCAGAAAT tgaCTAAGACGATTTGTGCGCAGCAATGCAATGGTCGCTGCTATGGCAGGAAGCCCACAGAGTGCTGCCATGATGAATGTGCAGGGGGCTGCACGGGATCCTCAAACCTTCAGTGTGTT GCATGTCAGCACTTTAATAATGACGGAGCCTGTGTCCCACATTGTCCACCGCTACTGATTTACAACCAATTCTCCAATCGTCTGGAACCCAACCCAGATGCCAAGTATCAGTATGGAGGAACTTGTGTCAAGAGCTGCCCAC GTAACTTTGTGGTGGATCAGGGTTCCTGTGTCCGTGCTTGTCCAAACACTAAGATGGAAGTGGAGAAGAATGGGGTGAAGATGTGTGAACCATGTTCCGGGCTGTGTCCTAAAG CATGCGAGGGGACAGGACTCGGGAGCAAATATCAGACAGTGGACGCAAGCAATATTGATAAATTTGTCAACTGTACCAAAATTCTGGGAAACTTGGATTTCCTCATCATTGGTTTAGAGGG CGATGTATGGAGGGaagtgccaccactggaccccagcaaGCTAAAAGTATTTCAAGCAGTGCGAGAAATCACAG GGTACTTAAACATCCAGTACTGGCCAAAACATATGAATGACTTCAGCGTGTTCGCTAATCTTACAACCATTGGAGGTCGAACTCTCTACAA CCGGGGTTTCTCACTGCTGGTGATGAAGAACGATAACGTGACGTCTCTCGGGTTCCGTTCACTGAGGGAGATCAGTGCTGGGAAAGTCTATATCACAGAGAACCAGAAACTCTGCTACTACCATACCATTAACTGGACATCTTTGTTTCTAACTCCCAAGCAGAGACAGGAAATTAAGAACAACACACCTGCATCCAAGTGTA TACAAGAAGGAAAGGTTTGTGACCCACTCTGCTCGTCTGCTGGATGCTGGGGACCTGGACCTGACCAATGCCTGACTTGCAAGAATTACAGCCGAGATGGCATCTGTGTGCCATCCTGCAACTTCTCACATGG TGATAACAGAGAGTTTGCCAGTGTTGGGCTTTGCCAACCCTGTCATGCAGAGTGTTACATGATGGAGGGAGGTTTGGCCTGCAATGGAACA GGTCCAGATGCTTGCTTCAAATGTGCAAACTATCGTGATGGGCTGAACTGTGTGAACAAATGTCCAAATGGGATATTTGGAGACAAGGGTCCCATTTTCAAGTATCCTGATGATATGAATGACTGTCAGCCATGTCACGAAAACTGCACACAAGG GTGTACAGGACCGGGAATCAAGAATTGCAATGGCATGGCAGTACATGCTCATGAAAG CAAGACTCAAACAGTGGTTGCAGTGGCAGTAGTGGCATCTATATTTGTTGTGTGCTCCTGCGTCATCCTTATACTACTTTACTGGAGAGGGATAAAAATCCGTAAGAAGCGAGCAATGAGGCGATACTTGGAGAGAGGAGAG TGTATGGACATGATGGATACATCTGAGAAAACTAACACAGTGCAAGCACGAATATTCAAAGACACAGAGCTAAAGAAACTCAAGATTCTGGGAACTGGGGTGTTTGGGACCGTACACAAG GGTGTATGGATCCCTGACGGAGACTCTGTTAAGATCCCTGTCAGTATCAAAGTCATTCAAGATCGCAATGGTCGCCAGACTTTTCATGCTGTTACAGAT cacatgttgGCAATGGGGAGCCTTGATCATGCCTACATAGTACGTTTGTTGGGGATCTGCCCAGGCACACAGCTACAGCTAGTTACCCAACTCCTGCCAATGGGCTCATTACTACAACACGTGCGCAAAAATAAGGAGACAGGCACCATAGGACCTCAGCTGTTGCTTAACTGGTGTGTGCAAATCGCCAAG GGTATGTATTACCTAGAGGAGCATCGAATGGTCCACAGGAACCTTGCCGCAAGGAACATCCTCATGAAGACTGCCAATCATGTTCAGGTAGCTGATTTTGGTATAGCAGATCTGCTTTATCCAGATGACAAGAAGTATTGCTCCAGTGAGGTCAAG ACACCAGTTAAATGGATGGCTCTGGAGAGCATTCACTTTGGAAAATACACTCATCAAAGTGATGTTTGGAGCTATG GGGTGACTCTGTGGGAGATGATGACTTTTGGGGCAGAACCATATGCAGGTATTCGCCCAACAGAGGTCCCAGACCTTCTTGAGAAAGGAGAACGACTCTCCCAGCCACATATCTGCACCATTGATGTGTACATGGTAATGGTGAAAT GTTGGATGATTGATGAAAATATTCGCCCTACTTTCAAGGAGCTGGGCAATGAGTTTACCCGCATGGCCAGAGATCCTCCTCGATACCTGGTTATAAAG AAAGACAGTGATGCCCTACAGTCTCCTCTTCTTGGAGAGCAACCACCACTTAATGAAAAAGAAGGAGAGTttgacatagacacagacacagatcTCGAGTCTGAAGAGATGGGCCCTCAGCCGAAAACACCCAGCACACTCAGTACATCCCGCCAGAGGATTGACTACGCTCGG AGTCAGAGTGCATTGAGCACCATTGCAGGATACTTGCCCATGAATCAGAGCCTCACTAGTGTGAATAGAAAG AGTACTTTGCATCGTGTCGACCCAGGCCATAGATGGGGTTCCCGTAGAAGGGAAGATTCTCTTGGTCGTACAGTGTCAGAGTCATCAGAGGGCTGCTGTACTTCCTCCGACATGGAAACCGCTGAAGAAATGTCATTCGGTGGAGGTAGCCTTAGCCGTAGTCCCCGTTCCCGTCTGGACAGTGCATATCGTTCCCAACGGGAGAGCCTTCTTGCTGGCACCCCTGATGAGGATAGTGAATATATAATGCCagaactcagccaaggag ATATTTCACAAGATGGAACCTTGATATCTGAAGCATCTGGATCTGTTACACCATGCCAGCCTCATGGAACAGATGATGATGAAGAGTATGAATACATGAACAAAAAGACACAGCCCACCACAGCTCCAGCAGAGAGGCTTGAGTATGAGTACATGGACATCAGAGGTGCGGGAGATACTAAGAGTGAGAACATTTCCTCCCCCAGACTAGAGGAAGACAAAGATGAAGATTATGAGTATGGTAATAAGGAGGATTATGAGTACATGAATGATCAGGGAAAAACCAAACAGAGCCAAAGTCATGAAGAGGATGAAGTAGAGGAGTACACATATATGAACAAAGGGGGCACAGTAAAAGAAGACAGCAACAGCTCTGAGGACAAGCAGGGCTATGAAGAAATGAACTTGTTGGCTAGCCGTCCTCAGTCATTGGACAGATCTATTGCAATCCCACAAACCTGTCACCGAGAGGCACTTCAGAGGGGATACCTCCAACCTTTGCGGGAACTAGAAGTAAAAGACTGTGCATTTGATAATCCAGACTACTGGAACAGTCGCCTGTTTTCTAAGAATGATGTTCAAAGGACATAG
- the ERBB3 gene encoding receptor tyrosine-protein kinase erbB-3 isoform X1, translated as MLSYYWDGRWTAVILLSCLAVCTATNYNVCSGTMNGLSVTGDSSYQQLTLKNMYNNCQIVMGNLEIVLIDNSQDLSFLKSIREVTGYVLIAVNIFTYLPLENLRVIRGKNLYDEKYALYLVLNNQVNGTQGLQKLGFHQLTEIVKGTVHITKNEHLCFTDTIDWKDILRDPTAEVEIKENAKNCQSCHSTCDGKCWGPGEEDCQKLTKTICAQQCNGRCYGRKPTECCHDECAGGCTGSSNLQCVACQHFNNDGACVPHCPPLLIYNQFSNRLEPNPDAKYQYGGTCVKSCPRNFVVDQGSCVRACPNTKMEVEKNGVKMCEPCSGLCPKACEGTGLGSKYQTVDASNIDKFVNCTKILGNLDFLIIGLEGDVWREVPPLDPSKLKVFQAVREITGYLNIQYWPKHMNDFSVFANLTTIGGRTLYNRGFSLLVMKNDNVTSLGFRSLREISAGKVYITENQKLCYYHTINWTSLFLTPKQRQEIKNNTPASKCIQEGKVCDPLCSSAGCWGPGPDQCLTCKNYSRDGICVPSCNFSHGDNREFASVGLCQPCHAECYMMEGGLACNGTGPDACFKCANYRDGLNCVNKCPNGIFGDKGPIFKYPDDMNDCQPCHENCTQGCTGPGIKNCNGMAVHAHESKTQTVVAVAVVASIFVVCSCVILILLYWRGIKIRKKRAMRRYLERGECMDMMDTSEKTNTVQARIFKDTELKKLKILGTGVFGTVHKGVWIPDGDSVKIPVSIKVIQDRNGRQTFHAVTDHMLAMGSLDHAYIVRLLGICPGTQLQLVTQLLPMGSLLQHVRKNKETGTIGPQLLLNWCVQIAKGMYYLEEHRMVHRNLAARNILMKTANHVQVADFGIADLLYPDDKKYCSSEVKQTPVKWMALESIHFGKYTHQSDVWSYGVTLWEMMTFGAEPYAGIRPTEVPDLLEKGERLSQPHICTIDVYMVMVKCWMIDENIRPTFKELGNEFTRMARDPPRYLVIKKDSDALQSPLLGEQPPLNEKEGEFDIDTDTDLESEEMGPQPKTPSTLSTSRQRIDYARSQSALSTIAGYLPMNQSLTSVNRKSTLHRVDPGHRWGSRRREDSLGRTVSESSEGCCTSSDMETAEEMSFGGGSLSRSPRSRLDSAYRSQRESLLAGTPDEDSEYIMPELSQGDISQDGTLISEASGSVTPCQPHGTDDDEEYEYMNKKTQPTTAPAERLEYEYMDIRGAGDTKSENISSPRLEEDKDEDYEYGNKEDYEYMNDQGKTKQSQSHEEDEVEEYTYMNKGGTVKEDSNSSEDKQGYEEMNLLASRPQSLDRSIAIPQTCHREALQRGYLQPLRELEVKDCAFDNPDYWNSRLFSKNDVQRT; from the exons TCCATTCGAGAAGTGACTGGGTACGTGTTGATCGCAGTGAATATTTTTACATACCTGCCTCTAGAAAACCTGCGTGTCATTCGAGGGAAAAACCTTTACGATGAAAAATATGCTCTCTACCTGGTGCTCAACAATCAGGTTAATGGCACACAGGGGCTTCAGAAATTGGGCTTCCACCAGCTTACAG AAATCGTTAAAGGAACAGTTCACATAACCAAGAACGAGCACCTATGTTTCACAGACACCATTGACTGGAAAGATATTCTACGAGATCCTACAGCAGAAGTAGAGATTAAAGAAAATGCTAAAAACT GTCAATCATGCCACTCCACCTGCGATGGAAAATGTTGGGGTCCTGGAGAAGAAGACTGCCAGAAAT tgaCTAAGACGATTTGTGCGCAGCAATGCAATGGTCGCTGCTATGGCAGGAAGCCCACAGAGTGCTGCCATGATGAATGTGCAGGGGGCTGCACGGGATCCTCAAACCTTCAGTGTGTT GCATGTCAGCACTTTAATAATGACGGAGCCTGTGTCCCACATTGTCCACCGCTACTGATTTACAACCAATTCTCCAATCGTCTGGAACCCAACCCAGATGCCAAGTATCAGTATGGAGGAACTTGTGTCAAGAGCTGCCCAC GTAACTTTGTGGTGGATCAGGGTTCCTGTGTCCGTGCTTGTCCAAACACTAAGATGGAAGTGGAGAAGAATGGGGTGAAGATGTGTGAACCATGTTCCGGGCTGTGTCCTAAAG CATGCGAGGGGACAGGACTCGGGAGCAAATATCAGACAGTGGACGCAAGCAATATTGATAAATTTGTCAACTGTACCAAAATTCTGGGAAACTTGGATTTCCTCATCATTGGTTTAGAGGG CGATGTATGGAGGGaagtgccaccactggaccccagcaaGCTAAAAGTATTTCAAGCAGTGCGAGAAATCACAG GGTACTTAAACATCCAGTACTGGCCAAAACATATGAATGACTTCAGCGTGTTCGCTAATCTTACAACCATTGGAGGTCGAACTCTCTACAA CCGGGGTTTCTCACTGCTGGTGATGAAGAACGATAACGTGACGTCTCTCGGGTTCCGTTCACTGAGGGAGATCAGTGCTGGGAAAGTCTATATCACAGAGAACCAGAAACTCTGCTACTACCATACCATTAACTGGACATCTTTGTTTCTAACTCCCAAGCAGAGACAGGAAATTAAGAACAACACACCTGCATCCAAGTGTA TACAAGAAGGAAAGGTTTGTGACCCACTCTGCTCGTCTGCTGGATGCTGGGGACCTGGACCTGACCAATGCCTGACTTGCAAGAATTACAGCCGAGATGGCATCTGTGTGCCATCCTGCAACTTCTCACATGG TGATAACAGAGAGTTTGCCAGTGTTGGGCTTTGCCAACCCTGTCATGCAGAGTGTTACATGATGGAGGGAGGTTTGGCCTGCAATGGAACA GGTCCAGATGCTTGCTTCAAATGTGCAAACTATCGTGATGGGCTGAACTGTGTGAACAAATGTCCAAATGGGATATTTGGAGACAAGGGTCCCATTTTCAAGTATCCTGATGATATGAATGACTGTCAGCCATGTCACGAAAACTGCACACAAGG GTGTACAGGACCGGGAATCAAGAATTGCAATGGCATGGCAGTACATGCTCATGAAAG CAAGACTCAAACAGTGGTTGCAGTGGCAGTAGTGGCATCTATATTTGTTGTGTGCTCCTGCGTCATCCTTATACTACTTTACTGGAGAGGGATAAAAATCCGTAAGAAGCGAGCAATGAGGCGATACTTGGAGAGAGGAGAG TGTATGGACATGATGGATACATCTGAGAAAACTAACACAGTGCAAGCACGAATATTCAAAGACACAGAGCTAAAGAAACTCAAGATTCTGGGAACTGGGGTGTTTGGGACCGTACACAAG GGTGTATGGATCCCTGACGGAGACTCTGTTAAGATCCCTGTCAGTATCAAAGTCATTCAAGATCGCAATGGTCGCCAGACTTTTCATGCTGTTACAGAT cacatgttgGCAATGGGGAGCCTTGATCATGCCTACATAGTACGTTTGTTGGGGATCTGCCCAGGCACACAGCTACAGCTAGTTACCCAACTCCTGCCAATGGGCTCATTACTACAACACGTGCGCAAAAATAAGGAGACAGGCACCATAGGACCTCAGCTGTTGCTTAACTGGTGTGTGCAAATCGCCAAG GGTATGTATTACCTAGAGGAGCATCGAATGGTCCACAGGAACCTTGCCGCAAGGAACATCCTCATGAAGACTGCCAATCATGTTCAGGTAGCTGATTTTGGTATAGCAGATCTGCTTTATCCAGATGACAAGAAGTATTGCTCCAGTGAGGTCAAG CAGACACCAGTTAAATGGATGGCTCTGGAGAGCATTCACTTTGGAAAATACACTCATCAAAGTGATGTTTGGAGCTATG GGGTGACTCTGTGGGAGATGATGACTTTTGGGGCAGAACCATATGCAGGTATTCGCCCAACAGAGGTCCCAGACCTTCTTGAGAAAGGAGAACGACTCTCCCAGCCACATATCTGCACCATTGATGTGTACATGGTAATGGTGAAAT GTTGGATGATTGATGAAAATATTCGCCCTACTTTCAAGGAGCTGGGCAATGAGTTTACCCGCATGGCCAGAGATCCTCCTCGATACCTGGTTATAAAG AAAGACAGTGATGCCCTACAGTCTCCTCTTCTTGGAGAGCAACCACCACTTAATGAAAAAGAAGGAGAGTttgacatagacacagacacagatcTCGAGTCTGAAGAGATGGGCCCTCAGCCGAAAACACCCAGCACACTCAGTACATCCCGCCAGAGGATTGACTACGCTCGG AGTCAGAGTGCATTGAGCACCATTGCAGGATACTTGCCCATGAATCAGAGCCTCACTAGTGTGAATAGAAAG AGTACTTTGCATCGTGTCGACCCAGGCCATAGATGGGGTTCCCGTAGAAGGGAAGATTCTCTTGGTCGTACAGTGTCAGAGTCATCAGAGGGCTGCTGTACTTCCTCCGACATGGAAACCGCTGAAGAAATGTCATTCGGTGGAGGTAGCCTTAGCCGTAGTCCCCGTTCCCGTCTGGACAGTGCATATCGTTCCCAACGGGAGAGCCTTCTTGCTGGCACCCCTGATGAGGATAGTGAATATATAATGCCagaactcagccaaggag ATATTTCACAAGATGGAACCTTGATATCTGAAGCATCTGGATCTGTTACACCATGCCAGCCTCATGGAACAGATGATGATGAAGAGTATGAATACATGAACAAAAAGACACAGCCCACCACAGCTCCAGCAGAGAGGCTTGAGTATGAGTACATGGACATCAGAGGTGCGGGAGATACTAAGAGTGAGAACATTTCCTCCCCCAGACTAGAGGAAGACAAAGATGAAGATTATGAGTATGGTAATAAGGAGGATTATGAGTACATGAATGATCAGGGAAAAACCAAACAGAGCCAAAGTCATGAAGAGGATGAAGTAGAGGAGTACACATATATGAACAAAGGGGGCACAGTAAAAGAAGACAGCAACAGCTCTGAGGACAAGCAGGGCTATGAAGAAATGAACTTGTTGGCTAGCCGTCCTCAGTCATTGGACAGATCTATTGCAATCCCACAAACCTGTCACCGAGAGGCACTTCAGAGGGGATACCTCCAACCTTTGCGGGAACTAGAAGTAAAAGACTGTGCATTTGATAATCCAGACTACTGGAACAGTCGCCTGTTTTCTAAGAATGATGTTCAAAGGACATAG